The following is a genomic window from Flavobacteriales bacterium.
GGGGTCGATGATCAGCTCATGCCGCGGGTCGTAGGGGCCAAGGGCATAGCCGATGCGGCCGTTCTTCAGGCGGTAGCCACAGCTTACAGGCACCTGCCGGCCGGCGATCACCTGGTAGGCCAGCGGGATGCGCTCCACCACGGGTCCGAGGGCGGTGCCGATCACCAGTTGTCCGTCCTGGATGCGCAGGCCATCAGCCCCTTCATAGCGAAGGTGCAGGCCGGCCGGGTCGGCGCCGGGCGCCAGGTGCAGATCGTACTTCAAGCCATTGGAGGTGGTGGTCAGCTGCAGGGCGATCCCCGGAGCGATGGCGCTCCATTCCACGGTGGAGAACGAGCGGGCGTTGCTTCCCCAGCGCGCGGGATCGTTGCCCAGGAAGAAGTGGTGGAGCCCCGGCTGCTGCTCGTGGCCTTTGGTGCGCGGGCTGGTCGTGGCGTCGGCGAAGTGCAGACGCAGAACGTGGTGGGGGATCACGGGGCGGCGGTCGCTCACCGGCGCTCCGCCCTCATGGGCGTGGGCCGCGTGCACCTCGCGCGCATCGAACCGGTCGATGAGCAGGGCGTTCCGTTCGCACCAGACGGTGGCTCCGGGCACATCCGCCTTGAAGTGGACGGCCTCCGGCCATTGCCCCTTGTTCTCCACGAACCGGACGCGTTCCTGCGGAAGCATCCGATGGGACGTGAGCGCGAGCACGCTGAGCGCCAGCGCCCTGGTCCAGGGAAAAGGTGAAGGCATCGAGCGAAAGTAGCGATAGCAGGACGTGTCCTGCCCGCTCGATGTTGCTCGGAGGCCTACTTGGTGATGCGGGCCTGGTCCTCCTGGGGGACGTTCAGGCGGAACTCCACGCGGCGGTTCTTGGCGCGTCCGGCCTCGCTGATATTGGAGGCAATGGGCCGGGCCTCGCCATGGCCGAGGGGCACGAGGCGGTCGGCAGCGATGCCCTGCCGGGTGAAGTGCTCCAACAGCGCTTGGGCCCGCTTGTCGCTCAACTCGCGGTTGTAGGCGTCGCGGCCGCGGTCATCCGTGTGCGCCTCGATCACCAGGGTCACACGCGGATGCTTGTTCAGCAGCTCGGTGATCTTGGCGAGCGAGGGCTCGAACCCTGGGTCGTAGTTGGCCGAGTTGGTGGCGAAGTACACGGTCGAGGCCCGCACCACGGTGTTGTTCAGGTCCTCTGCGGCCACCAGGCCCAGCATGCTCAGGTCGACCACTTTGTCCACATTGAGGGCCATCACCTCGGCATCCAGGAAGGTGAGTTGCTTCACCTTCTGGTAGAGGTCGTACACCTCGGCCAGTGTCTTGGCCTCACCCACTGAGTAGGTGTAGACCCCACGTGCGGGGTCGAATCGTTCGATCACGGGATAGTGCTTGCGGATCTCGGTGAACATCGGGTCGTCGAGGGAACGACGCTCCTTGCTGGCGAACAGTTCCACGGAGAAGCGGACGTCCACGCCCTCCTTCACTGCCAGCTGGAATTGATCGAACGGAAGCGCTTGGTAGTTGAATTCACGCGTCACGCCCTTGGCATCCTTGTAGCTTGCCAGCACGGGTTCATCCTCGGTATCCACGAACCGCTGGATCACAGCGATGGGTTTGGTGACACATCGGCTCATCAGCCGCCCGGTGGCGCGCTCCGTGCCCAGGATGTCGAGCTGCACCAGCTGATCGCCGACCGCGCCGAACCGATGCTGGGCCAGTGGACCTGAGACCTCCTTCCCGTCCGGGAAGCGCCAGCGTACGTCCTCGACCACCCATTCGGGCAGGTAGGTATGACGGGCATCCAGCAGCACCGGCCTATCGGTCCTGGCGGAATCCAGCGCGGTGATGTAAGGTTGGTGCACCTCATCGATGATCAGCTGCCGCTTGGCTGCGGTGAAGAAGACGGAGTTCGAAGTGGTATCGACCAGGTCCCGATGAACGATGTAGATACCCGGACGGGCATAGCAATGCTCGGCCACATCGCCCATGATCCGTGTGCCATCGCCCAGATCCCAGGCGTAGCGCAGCGGAAGGCCCTGCACTTCGGGGTCCACCGGCTCGCTGAACTGGTAGCAGAAATTGTTGGTCTCCTGCGGGCGGCAGTCCGCGAAGCGGGGCACCGTGCGCATGAACAGGAAGATCTCGTCACCCCCGTTGCGGTCGCTGCTGAAAGCCCCGGATACGTCCGTGGCGAAGCTCGTGTACCCCAGGTCGTTGGCCGCCGAGTTCACAGGCTCCGGCAGGTGAACGGGGCGGTCCCAGCCCTTGCCGCTGGGCTCAGCGGAAAGGATGTCCAAACGACCAGGACCACCTTCCCGGTCACTGCTGAAATAGAGTCGGCCGCTGGCATGGAGGAAGGGAAACACTTCGTTCTCCGGACCGTTGATGGTGGGCCCCAGATTCAATGGCAGGCTCCAAGACCCATCCTCGCGCTCGCACTCGTAGAGGTCCATCCCGCCTTGTCCGCCTGTCAGGTCCGCCGCGAAGATCAACCGCTTGCCGTCAGCGCTAAGGGTGGGGTGCATGATCCGGTGCTCGAGGTTGTTGAACGGGAACGGTTCAGGGGTCGTCCATCCGTCGCCTTCCGCACGGGCGAAGAACAGGCCGATGCCACCACTGGCCCGCTTCAGCTCCCTGAGCGTGCCGGGGGTGTCCAGGTTCCGCGTGAAACAGATGGTCCGCCCATCAGCGGTGAAGCTAGCCGGACCGTCGTTGAGGATCGTGTTGAGCGCGGGGCCCATGGACGCGGTCGGCACCGTGCCGGTGGCCGAATAGGGCACGGAGAACAGGTCCGCGAGCGGCTTCTCGCTCTCGGCCTGCTGGATGCGGACGGCCTGGTCGCCTTCGCGCAGGGTGCAGAACACCAGGGTGCTGTCCCGAAGGGCCGGGGCGTAGTCCTCCCCCTGCGGCCGGATCTGCGCCGGGCGCACCTCATAGGTCCATTGGGCGGCCACGGAGGTGGCGCACACCAAAGCGCAGAGGACGGTGGATGTACGGGCCATCAGAAATAGCGCGGGTCTTTTACGCGGATCCTGTATCCGAGTTCGTATTGGAGCATTATTTCATGTGTGCCGCTGTGGTACGGTGTGATGGCCGATAGCCCCAGGTCGTAGCTGTAGCCGATCCGCCATTGTTGCGTGGGCATCACCTCGAACATGCCGACCAGGGCGTCCTGCGTCCGGTACGACAGGCCCGCCGTGAAACGGTCCTTGAAGAACACGTTCATGTTCAGGTCGGCCTGCACGTTCGAGCTGGACTGGTACCGGATGAGGGTGCTGGGTTTCAGTTTAAGGTCGTTGGAGACCTTCCACACGTACCCGCCGGTGATCATGGGCTGCAGTTGGCGCAGGTCGGCCGAGGCCACCCAGCGACCGTTCGCCGCATCGAACCTCCGGCCCAGCAGAAAGGGGACCGAGGCTCCCATGAAGAAGGTCTTCTTGTAGTAGAACACGCCGCCGCTGAAGGTGGGCCTGAACGAGCCCCGGGTGTCCGCGGCATAGACGGCGTCCTGCCGGTCCTGGAGGGCCACCTCCGTCCATCGCGCCTGGGCGAAGATGGCGCCCGCCCCAAGGCCGAACGAAAGCCGGCCCTTGCGGAACTTCACGCGGTACGAGTAGTTGGTGGTCAGTCCCGTCTCGCGGCTCACCCCGATGCGGTCCGAGTAGAGCATGGCCCCCCAGGCCGAGCTTCCGGCCTTTGAGGGGAGAGTGCACGCTGAGGACCTGGGTCACCGGTGCACCTTCCATGCCCACCCATTGATGTCGGTAGGTGAGGTTCGCTGCGAACGCGTCGCGGCTTCCCGCGTAGGCCGGGTTGATCAGCAGGCCATTGAAGAGGTACTGACTCGTGATGGGCGTATGCTGCGCGTGGGCGGCAAGGCTCAGGGCGAGGCACAGCAGCAGGATGGAATGACGCATGCTCCTTACCGCTTGATGATCAAGTAGCCGTTGTACGTGCGTTCCTCATCCAGGTTCAGGACGAAGAAGTAGGTGTCGTCGATGAGCGGGATCCCGTTGCCACCGCGACCGTCCCAGCTGTTGTCGTAGCCGCGCTGGGCGAACACGGGCCGACCCCAGCGGTCGAAGACCTTCAGCTCGTTGGTCGGGAAGGCCTCGATGCCGGTGACCTCGAACGTGTCGTTCACGCCATCGCCGTTGGGCGAGAATCCCTGTGGCACGAACACGTCCAGGACGGTGACCTGCACGGTGTCGCTCGAAGTGGCGCATCCGGAGATGGAGGCGGTGAGGACAAAGGCGTTGGTGCCCAGAGCCAGGCCGAGCACATCGGTCGTCGTCCCATCGGGCGTGGCCAGATGCCCCTCGCCGGCGATGCGTGTCCACAGCACCTCGGCACCGGGTTCGGCCTGTCCGGACAGGGTGGTGTTGGTCACCATGGCCAGTTCCTGGTCCTCACCGGCGTTCACGAACAGGGCGGTGCCGGGTTCGTGGAACACCACGGTCACCGAGTCGATGGCGACACAAGGCGCCTGGCCCACGGTCCACAGGAAAGTGTATGTGCCGGGCGACGGTACGGCCACGTTCGCGTTCGGGGCGGTGGGGTCGTCGAACGTGCAGCCCATCGGCGCGCTCCAGGTGCCGCCCGCCTGGAGGACCAGGGCCTCAAGCTGCACCATCGTGCCGCAGACGGTGGTGTCTGCGCCTGCATCGGCCAGGGGGCCGGGCGTCACCAGCAAGAGCTGCTCCAGCTCGGCCGTACAGCTGCCGTTGAGCACGGCATAGGTCACGGCGAAGGTGCCGGGTCCCACGCCGGGGTCGAAGCCCGAGCCGGTGACCCCGGTGCCGGTCCAGGATCCACCGGCCGTGCCGGTGACAAGGGCGGCGAGGTCCACGGGGCCTTGCTGCACGCAGATGCTGCCGGGCTGCGTCCACTGTGGGTCGGGCAAGGTGTCGATGGACAGGGTGTCGGCGCTCACCGCCGGGCATGTGCCGGGGATGCTGTGCGTGATGAGGTAGGTGCCCGGAGCACTGTTGCCGATGTCGATGGACCCGGTGGACGGATCGAGGGCGAGACCAGCGGTGCTTTGGAAGGTGCCCGCCGTATCCGCCACCCACGGGGTCACGGTCCCGGTGTTCTCACAGTAGGCGGAAGCGGCATAGGCGAAGGAGGCGTCCACCACCAGGTGAGAACCGATGCAATTGCAGTTCGCGTCCCAGGTGTCATTGAGGGTGCAACCATCCCCATCATCGCAGGCCGTACCCGGCATGGCTGAGCCGTTGAGCACGCCGAGGCAGTCGGTGCAGGTGGTGTTCCAGAGCGGGTCGGAGGGGCCGTTCGCATAGCACACACCGCAGGCATCCTGCTGTGCACTGCCGCCCGGCACGCCGAGGCAGTCGAGCAGCTGACCCACGCAGGTGCAGTTGGCATCCCAGGTGTCGTTGCCGGTGTTCGCGTTGCCGTCATCACAAGGGGTGCCGGGCAGGGCGGTGCCGTTGGGGACGCCCAGGCAGTCGAGCATCACCGGCGTGCCGACGCAGGCGCAGTTGGCGTCCCAGGTGTCGTTGTTGGTGTTGGCGTTGCCGTCGTTGCAGGCAGTGCCCGGGAGGGCGCTGCCGCCCGGCACGCCGAGGCAGTCGATCAGCTGACCCACGCAGGTGCAGTTGGCATCCCAGGTGTCGTTGCCGGTGTTCGCGTTGCCGTCATCACAAGGGGTGCCGGGCAGGGCGGTGCCGTTGGGGACGCCCAGGCAGTCGAGCATCACCGGCGTGCCGACGCAGGCGCAGTTGGCGTCCCAGGTGTCGTTGTTGGTGTTGGCGTTGCCGTCGTTGCAGGCAGTGCCCGGGAGGGCGCTGCCGCCCGGCACGCCGAGGCAGTCGATCAGCTGACCCACGCAGGTGCAGTTGGCATCCCAGGTGTCGTTGCCCGTGTTCGCGTTGCCGTCGTTGCAGGCAGTGCCCGGCAGGGCGCTGCCGCCCGGCACGCCGAGGCAGTCGATCAGCTGACCAACGCAGGTGCAGTTGGCATCCCAGGTGTCGTTGGTGGTGTTGGCATTGCCGTCATTGCACGCCGTGCCCGGCAGGGCGCTGCCGCCCGGCACACCGAGGCAGTCGAGCAGCTGACCGATACAGGTGCAGCCGGGGCTCCATGTATCGTTGCCCGTGTTGGCGTTGCCATCATCGCAGGGTGTGCCTGGTAGGTTCGGTCCACCGAGAATGCTGAGGCAATCGGCGGGTTGACCGACACAGGTACAATTGGCATCATACGAGTCACTGATCGTATTGCTGTCACCATCATCACAGGCGGTGCCCGGCAGGGCGGTGCCGTTGGGGACGCCCAGGCAGTCGAGCATCACCGGCGTGCCGACGCAGGCGCAGTTGGCATCCCAGGTGTCGTTGCCCGTGTTCGCGTTGCCGTCGTTGCAGGCAGTGCCCGGGAGGGCGCTGCCGCCCGGCACGCCGAGGCAGTCGATCAGCTGACCCGCACAAACGCAGTTGGCATCCCAGGTGTCGTTGCCCGTGTTGGCGTCGCCGTCGTTGCAGGCAGTGCCCGGGAGGGCGCTGCCGCCCGGCACGCCGAGGCAGTCGATCAGCTGACCAACGCAGGTGCAGTTGGCATCCCAGGTGTCGTTGGTGGTGTTGGCCAGGCCGTCGTTGCAGGCGGTGCCCGGCAGGGCGCTGCCGCCCGGCACACCGAGGCAGTCGAGCAGCTGACCGATACAGGTGCAGCCGGGGCTCCATGTATCGTTGCCCGTGTTGGCGTTGCCATCATCGCAGGGTGTGCCTGGTAGGTTCGGTCCACCGAGAATGCTGAGGCAATCGGCGGGTTGACCGACACAGGTACAATTGGCATCATACGAGTCACTGATCGTATTGCTGTCACCATCATCGCAGGCGGTGCCGGGAAGGGCGGTGCCGTTGGGGACGCCCAAGCAGTCGAGCGTCACCGGTGTGCCGACACAGGCGCAGTTGGCGTCCCAGGTGTCGTTGGTGGTGTTGGCATTGCCGTCGTTGCAGGCGGTGCCCGGCAGGGCGCTACCGCCCGGCACGCCGAGGCAGTCGATGAGCTGACCCGCGCAGACGCAGTTGGCATCCCACAGGTCGTTGCCGGTGTTGGCGTTGCCGTCGTCGCAGGCGGTGCCCGGCAGGGCGCTACCGCCCGGCACGCCGAGGCAGTCGATCAGCTGACCTGCGCACACGCAGTTGGCATCCCACAGGTCGTTGCCGGTGGTGGCCAGGCCGTCATCGCAGGCAGTGCCGACGAGAGCACTACCGCCTGGTACGCCGAGGCAGTCGATGAGCTGACCCGCGCAGACGCAGTTGGCGTCCCACAGGTCGTTGCCGGTGGTGGCCAGGCCGTCATCGCAGGCGGTGCCCGACAGGGCGCTACCACCCGGCACGCCGAGGCAGTCGATCAGCTGACCCGCGCAGACGCAGTTGGCATCCCAGGTGTCGTTGCCCGTGTTCGCGTTGTTGTCGTTGCAGGCGGTGCCCGGCAGGGCGCTACCACCCGGCACGCCGAGGCAGTCGATCAGCTGACCCGCGCACACGCAGTTGGCGTCCCACAGGTCGTTGCCGGTGGTGGCCAGGCCGTCATCGCAGGCGGTGCCCGACAGGGCGCTACCACCCGGCACGCCGAGGCAGTCGATCAGTTGACCGGTGCACACGCAGTTGGCATCCCAGGTGTCGTTGCCCGTGTTGGCGTTGTTGTCGTTGCAGGCGGTGCCGGGCAGGGCGCTACCACCGGGCACGCCGAGGCAGTCGATGAGCTGACCCGCGCAGACGCAGTTGGCATCCCACAGGTCGTTGCCGGTGTTGGCGTTGCCGTCGTCGCAGGCGGTGCCCGGCAGGGCGCTACCACCCGGCACGCCGAGGCAGTCGATCAGCTGACCCGCGCACGCAGTTGGCGTCCCACAGGTCGTTGCCGGTGGTGGCCAGGCCGTCATCGCAGGTGGTGCCCGGCAGGGCGCTACCACCCGGCACGCCGAGGCAGTCGATCAGTTGACCGGTGCACACGCAGTTGGCATCCCAGGTGTCGTTGCCCGTGTTGGCGTTGTTGTCGTTGCAGGCGGTGCCGGGCAGGGCGCTACCACCGGGCACGCCGAGGCAGTCGATGAGCTGACCCGCGCAGACGCAGTTGGCATCCCACAGGTCGTTGCCGGTGTTGGCGTTGCCGTCGTCGCAGGCGGTGCCCGGCAGGGCGCTACCACCCGGCACGCCGAGGCAGTCGATCAGCTGACCCGCGCACACGCAGTTGGCGTCCCACAGGTCGTTGCCGGTGGTGGCCAGGCCGTCATCGCAGGCAGTGCCGACGAGAGCACTACCGCCTGGTACGCCGAGGCAGTCGATGAGCTGACCCGCGCACACGCAGTTGGCATCCCAGGTGTCGTTGCCGGTGGTGGCCAGGCCGTCATCGCAGGCGGTACCGACGAGAGCACTACCGCCCGGCACGCCGAGGCAGTCGATCAGTTGACCGGTGCACACGCAGTTGGCATCCCAGGTGTCATTGCCCGTGTTGGCGTTGTTGTCGTTGCAGGCGGTGCCGGGCAGGGCGCTGCCGCCCGGCACACCGAGGCAGTCGTTCAGCTGACCCGCGCACACGCAGTTGGCGTCCCACAGGTCGTTGCCGGTGGTGGCCAGGCCGTCATCGCAGGCGGTACCGACGAGAGCACTACCGCCCGGCACGCCGAGGCAGTCGATCAGCTGACCTGCGCACACGCAGTTGGCATCCCACAGGTCGTTGCCGGTGGTGGCCAGGCCGTCGTTGCAGGCGGTGCCTACGAGCGCAGAGCCGCCGGCTATGCCCAGGCAGTCGATCAGCTGACCCGCACAAACGCAGTTGGCATCCCAGGTGTCGTTGCCCGTGTTCGCGTTGCCGTCGTTGCAGGCAGTGCCCGGGAGGGCGCTGCCGCCCGGCACGCCGAGGCAGTCGATCAGCTGACCAACGCAGGTGCAGTTGGCATCCCAGGTGTCGTTGGTGGTGTTGGCATTGCCGTCATTGCACGCCGTGCCCGGCAGGGCGCTGCCGCCCGGCACACCGAGGCAGTCGAGCAGCTGACCGATACAGGTGCAGCCGGGGCTCCATGTATCGTTGCCCGTGTTGGCGTTGCCATCATCGCAGGGTGTGCCTGGTAGGTTCGGTCCACCGAGAATGCTGAGGCAATCGGCGGGTTGACCGACACAGGTACAATTGGCATCATACGAGTCACTGATCGTATTGCTGTCACCATCATCGCAGGCGGTGCCGGGCAGGGCGGTGCCGTTGGGGACGCCCAGGCAGTCGAGCATCACCGGCGTGCCGACGCAGGCGCAGTTGGCATCCCAGGTGTCGTTGCCCGTGTTCGCGTTGCCGTCGTTGCAGGCAGTGCCCGGGAGGGCGCTGCCGCCCGGCACGCCGAGGCAGTCGATCAGCTGACCCGCACAAACGCAGTTGGCATCCCAGGTGTCGTTGCCCGTGTTCGCGTTGTTGTCGTCGCAGGCGGTGCCCGGCAGGGCGCTACCGCCCGGCACACCGAGGCAGTCGATCAGCTGACCTGCGCACACGCAGTTGGCATCCCAGGTGTCGTTGCCCGTGTTCGCGTTGTTGTCGTTGCAGGTGGTGCCCGGCAGGGCGCTACCACCCGGCACGCCGAGGCAGTCGATCAGCTGACCTGCGCACACGCAGTTGGCATCCCACAGGTCGTTGCCGGTGGTGGCCAGGCCGTCATCGCAGGCGGTACCGACGAG
Proteins encoded in this region:
- a CDS encoding OmpA family protein, with protein sequence MARTSTVLCALVCATSVAAQWTYEVRPAQIRPQGEDYAPALRDSTLVFCTLREGDQAVRIQQAESEKPLADLFSVPYSATGTVPTASMGPALNTILNDGPASFTADGRTICFTRNLDTPGTLRELKRASGGIGLFFARAEGDGWTTPEPFPFNNLEHRIMHPTLSADGKRLIFAADLTGGQGGMDLYECEREDGSWSLPLNLGPTINGPENEVFPFLHASGRLYFSSDREGGPGRLDILSAEPSGKGWDRPVHLPEPVNSAANDLGYTSFATDVSGAFSSDRNGGDEIFLFMRTVPRFADCRPQETNNFCYQFSEPVDPEVQGLPLRYAWDLGDGTRIMGDVAEHCYARPGIYIVHRDLVDTTSNSVFFTAAKRQLIIDEVHQPYITALDSARTDRPVLLDARHTYLPEWVVEDVRWRFPDGKEVSGPLAQHRFGAVGDQLVQLDILGTERATGRLMSRCVTKPIAVIQRFVDTEDEPVLASYKDAKGVTREFNYQALPFDQFQLAVKEGVDVRFSVELFASKERRSLDDPMFTEIRKHYPVIERFDPARGVYTYSVGEAKTLAEVYDLYQKVKQLTFLDAEVMALNVDKVVDLSMLGLVAAEDLNNTVVRASTVYFATNSANYDPGFEPSLAKITELLNKHPRVTLVIEAHTDDRGRDAYNRELSDKRAQALLEHFTRQGIAADRLVPLGHGEARPIASNISEAGRAKNRRVEFRLNVPQEDQARITK
- a CDS encoding type IX secretion system membrane protein PorP/SprF, with protein sequence MLYSDRIGVSRETGLTTNYSYRVKFRKGRLSFGLGAGAIFAQARWTEVALQDRQDAVYAADTRGSFRPTFSGGVFYYKKTFFMGASVPFLLGRRFDAANGRWVASADLRQLQPMITGGYVWKVSNDLKLKPSTLIRYQSSSNVQADLNMNVFFKDRFTAGLSYRTQDALVGMFEVMPTQQWRIGYSYDLGLSAITPYHSGTHEIMLQYELGYRIRVKDPRYF
- a CDS encoding gliding motility-associated C-terminal domain-containing protein; amino-acid sequence: MPGGSALPGTACDDGNANTGNDLWDANCVCAGQLIDCLGVPGGSALPGTACNDNNANTGNDTWDANCVCTGQLIDCLGVPGGSALSGTACDDGLATTGNDLWDANCVCAGQLIDCLGVPGGSALPGTACNDNNANTGNDTWDANCVCAGQLIDCLGVPGGSALSGTACDDGLATTGNDLWDANCVCAGQLIDCLGVPGGSALVGTACDDGLATTGNDLWDANCVCAGQLIDCLGVPGGSALPGTACDDGNANTGNDLWDANCVCAGQLIDCLGVPGGSALPGTACNDGNANTTNDTWDANCACVGTPVTLDCLGVPNGTALPGTACDDGDSNTISDSYDANCTCVGQPADCLSILGGPNLPGTPCDDGNANTGNDTWSPGCTCIGQLLDCLGVPGGSALPGTACNDGLANTTNDTWDANCTCVGQLIDCLGVPGGSALPGTACNDGDANTGNDTWDANCVCAGQLIDCLGVPGGSALPGTACNDGNANTGNDTWDANCACVGTPVMLDCLGVPNGTALPGTACDDGDSNTISDSYDANCTCVGQPADCLSILGGPNLPGTPCDDGNANTGNDTWSPGCTCIGQLLDCLGVPGGSALPGTACNDGNANTTNDTWDANCTCVGQLIDCLGVPGGSALPGTACNDGNANTGNDTWDANCTCVGQLIDCLGVPGGSALPGTACNDGNANTNNDTWDANCACVGTPVMLDCLGVPNGTALPGTPCDDGNANTGNDTWDANCTCVGQLIDCLGVPGGSALPGTACNDGNANTNNDTWDANCACVGTPVMLDCLGVPNGTALPGTPCDDGNANTGNDTWDANCTCVGQLLDCLGVPGGSAQQDACGVCYANGPSDPLWNTTCTDCLGVLNGSAMPGTACDDGDGCTLNDTWDANCNCIGSHLVVDASFAYAASAYCENTGTVTPWVADTAGTFQSTAGLALDPSTGSIDIGNSAPGTYLITHSIPGTCPAVSADTLSIDTLPDPQWTQPGSICVQQGPVDLAALVTGTAGGSWTGTGVTGSGFDPGVGPGTFAVTYAVLNGSCTAELEQLLLVTPGPLADAGADTTVCGTMVQLEALVLQAGGTWSAPMGCTFDDPTAPNANVAVPSPGTYTFLWTVGQAPCVAIDSVTVVFHEPGTALFVNAGEDQELAMVTNTTLSGQAEPGAEVLWTRIAGEGHLATPDGTTTDVLGLALGTNAFVLTASISGCATSSDTVQVTVLDVFVPQGFSPNGDGVNDTFEVTGIEAFPTNELKVFDRWGRPVFAQRGYDNSWDGRGGNGIPLIDDTYFFVLNLDEERTYNGYLIIKR